One part of the Muntiacus reevesi chromosome 18, mMunRee1.1, whole genome shotgun sequence genome encodes these proteins:
- the LOC136149792 gene encoding small ribosomal subunit protein uS14, whose amino-acid sequence MGHQQLYWSHPRKFGQGSRSCRVCSNRHGLIRKYGLNMCRQCFRQYAKDIGFIKLD is encoded by the coding sequence ATGGGTCACCAGCAGCTCTACTGGAGCCATCCGAGAAAATTCGGCCAGGGTTCTCGCTCTTGCCGGGTCTGCTCAAACCGGCACGGTCTGATCCGGAAATACGGCCTCAATATGTGCCGCCAGTGTTTCCGCCAGTATGCAAAGGACATCGGCTTCATTAAGTTGGACTAA